The Ficedula albicollis isolate OC2 chromosome 5, FicAlb1.5, whole genome shotgun sequence genome includes the window ggggggggggggggggggggggggggggggggggggggggggggggggggggggggggggggggggggggggggggggggggggggggggggggggggggggggggggggggggggggggggggggggggggggggggggggggggggggggggggggggggggggggggggggggggggggggggggggggggggggggggggggggggggggggggggggggggggggggggggggggggggggggggggggggggggggggggggggggggggggggggggggggggggggggggggggggggggggggggggggggggggggggggggggggggggggggggggggggggggggggggggggggggggggggggggggggggggggggggggggggggggggggggggggggggggggggggggggggggggggggggggggggggggggggggggggggggggggggggggggggggggggggggggggggggggggggggggggggggggggggggggggggggggggggggggggggggggggggggggggggggggggggggggggggggggggggggggggggggggggggggggggggggggggggggggggggggggggggggggggggggggggggggggggggggggggggggggggggggggggggggggggggggggggggggggggggggggggggggggggggggggggggggggggggggggggggggggggggggggggggggggggggggggggggggggggggggggggggggggggggggggggggggggggggggggggggggggggggggggggggggggggggggggggggggggggggggggggggggggggggggggggggggggggggggggggggggggggggggggggggggggggggggggggggggggggggggggggggggggggggggggggggggggggggggggggggggggggggggggggggggggggggggggggggggggggggggggggggggggggggggggggggggcagctgcctgggggatggaggagcccgaggttctttgttttctgcccGGCCGGATGGGGCCACGCGGCCCCGGGGCTCTCAGTGCCCCGAGGAGGGGGGGACAGGGCAAGGGGACAGCAGTGGTGgcacctctgcagctcctgagcgCCCTGCACCGCTCTCCCTGCAGGTGGGGACCAACGGGGTCATCTCCACCCAGGATTTCCCCAGGGAGACCCAGTACGTGGATGACGATTTCCCCACAGACTTCCCCGTCATCGCCCCCTTCCTGGCCGACCTGGACACCTCGGGGGACAGAGGGAACATCTACTACCGGCAGGATGGCTCTCAGGacgtgctggagcaggctgtgggaTACATCCAGGCTGGCTTTCCCCGCTCTGCTGGCGCCTTCGTGCCCACCAATGCCTTCATTGCCACCTGGGAGGACGTGGGCGCCTACCAGGAGCTCTCCCAGGACACCCAGCCCTCCACGAAGGTGAGGCTGAGGGGCTGAGCTTGCATACCCATCCTGAGTGTCATGGGAGGATGAGTTTTTCTGCTGTGGTACCCAAAATGTTgagttttttcttcctgagcGGCTGGAGGGTggctccatccatccatccttgGGGAGCACCAGGAGGAACATGGAGCTGCCcccctctgctcagagctgggccAGTGGTGGGGCTGTTGGCCAGAGGAGGTTTGGAGGTTGCCTTCATGGCTGGAGGTGCTTGAGCAAGGACATGGAGTGTCAGGATGGCTTCACATTGCTTGGATCAGGTgttaggaaggaattcctggctgtgagagtggggaggccctggcacagggtgcccagagaagctgtgcctgcccctggatccctgggagtgtccaaggttggacagggcttggagcagcctgggatagtggaatgtgtcccatgggagtggaatgagatgagttttaagatccaaggttggacagggcttggagcaggggAGTGTCcaaggttggacagggcttggagcagcctgggatagtggaatgtgtcccatgggagtggaatgagatgagttttaagATCCCCTCAACCCAAGCCATCCCACAATTCTGACTCTTTTCAGACAAAGCTTTCCAGTGCTGGtagctctggctctgcagggcagggggtggctgggggcagctgggggaggcCCTGGTTTAGGCCACCCATTGTCCTCCTGACCTTTACTGGTGGCTCAGGGCTGGTCCTTCcttctgcctctgtgctgaTCACACTGGTGAGGAATCAGCTCTGGAATTTCCACTGTGGGCTGATTTTTTGGAAAACAAGCTCGTAGGTGGTTTGCCAGGTCAGGGGGGTGACCTGTGCTCTCCACCCACGGGGCTGATAAGGCTCCTGTCCCCAAAAACACCGAGCCATGAGCTGTCACATCAGGCTGACGGTGACACTGACAGTGCAGGGACTCACTGAATAGGATGAGCTGCACCAGGAAATCTCTGGTGATGGATACCCAGAGCTGGGTGATGGCTGAGGGGCTctcacccacagcccagcagcagccaccaggtCCCCAAGGGCCACCAGGAGTTGTCCCCCCACTCCAGGGCCCTTTGAGAGGGAAGCCAAGCAAGGCAAGGAGCTGAGGTTTGGAAGGAGACAAggcacattttttcctctcatttaaAAGTTGGGAAAACAGCTGAAGAGATGCCATCAGGGGCCTCACAGCGACCTCGAAAAAGCAGcctcctcttcttttctcttcccctgttgtggttttctttttttttttattctctgagaAGTTTGGATCAGGCTTTGAAATGAAACCGGTCTCGTTTGGAAATGAGGAGCTCCAGGGAAAGCTCCTGAAATGCAGCTTGTGCCTGTGCTTTGCTGAGCTCCCCCTTCACCAAAACTGCTAAAAAACTCCCCaaacatcacttttttttttttttttttccccctgaccAAATGTGTTTATGGAAAcgctgccctcctgctgctcagaacCAGGACTGACTCCAAAGcctttccccctgccctggaaAGTCGCAGCTAATCTCTTTTGAGCCCCAAAAGTAGAAAACAGGGTTGAGATGGGGAGCAGAGGATCCCCAGACCCCTCTTTGGGGTCCTGCCGGGGTGGGAGGTGTGGCAGtgtccccccagctccctgggacaCGCTCCTGGTCCCTGCAGCGACATCTCCCCGGGGCTGCAGAGCGGGACCGGGCTGAGCCTGCTCATGCAGGAGCCAAACTTGCCCTTCGGGGCTGGAATTTGCCCTTTGCAGCCCTTTGCTGGGGGCTgtcccccctccttccctgcacccCCCCGTGCCGGCACATGGCTGTCACCCGGCGTGTCCCCCCTGGCCCCGAGCAgaaccagccctgcagctgctgctgctgggggggggggggggggggggggggggggggggggggggggggggggggggggggggggggggggggggggggggggggggggggggggggggggggggggggggggggggggggggggggggggggggggggggggggggggggggggggggggggggggggggggggggggggggggggggggggggggggggggggggggggggggggggggggggggggggggggggggggggggggggggggggggggggggggggggggggggggggggggggggggggggggggggggggggggggggggggggggggggggggggggggggggggggggggggggggggggggggggggggggggggggggggggggggggggggggggggggggggggggggggggggggggggggggggggggggggggggggggggggggggggggggggggggggggggggggggggggggggggggggggggggggggggggggggggggggggggggggggggggggggggggggggggggggggggggggggggggggggggggggggggggggggggggggggggggggggggggggggggggggggggggggggggggggggggggggggggggggggggggggggggggggggggggggggggggggggggggggggggggggggggggggggggggggggggggggggggggggggggggggggggggggggggggggggggggggggggggggggggggggggggggggggggggggggggggggggggggggggggggggggggggggggggggggggggggggggggggggggggggggggggggggggggggggggggggggggggggggggggggggggggggggggggggggggggggggggggggggggggggggggggggggggggggggggggggggggggggggggggggggggggggggggggggccgctcttccgatcttagCGGGATGTATGGGAAGCTGGGAATGTTTTTTCCGGAGGAAACCGAGCTAAAATTGTTCTCAGGGACGAGAGGGGGGGTGCGGGTTTTCCTCTGGAGCAGGGGGGTGTCAGTGGGGGGACAGGAGTGAGGGGCTGCCAGTGCAGGGGTTGCACggccagggatgctctggggacaccctggCACTGAGGGAgtggcctggctgtgccatggggcCCGAGGAGGATGCTGAGCATCTTCCcaggatgtggcacctggggatgAGAggccccagctcctgctcttccctgatcctggaatggtttggggtggaagagaccttaaagaaCATCCAGTCCCATCCCCTGCTAtggcagcggggggggggggggggggggggggggggggggggggggggggggggggggggggggggggggggggggggggggggggggggggggggggggggggggggggggggggggggggggggggggggggggggggggggggggggggggggggggggggggggggggggggggggggggggggggggggggggggggggggggggggggggggggggggggggggggggggggggggggggggggggggggggggggggggggggggcagtcCCATCCCCTGCTATGGCAGCGACACCTTCCACTGttccagattgctccaagccctgttcaaCCTGGGCAATTCCAGGGAttcagggacagccacagcttctctgggaattccatcccagcccctccccaccctcccagccaggaattctttcccaatatcccatccatccctgccctctggcagtaaagccattccctgtgtcctgtccctccatcccttgtccccagtccctctccagctctcctggagcccctttaggctctgcaaggggctctgagctctccctggatccttcccttctccaggtgagcaccaccagctcttccagcctggctccatggAGGAGCTCTCTGTTGCAGGGCCCATTTGGGGTGTTTGCATGCCCTGTGGTGTGTGTGGGGGCTGCCTctcacatccctgctccccttccttcactctgctgtgctcctgcccctccatcccaTCCACGTGTTCCCCTTTCCCTTTGGCAGCTCAACACCTTCCAGGCAGTCATAGCCTACAACGATGAGGACACCTACACCATCTTCCTCTACCCCAGTGGTGGTCTCCAGTTCCTGGGGACACGACCCAAGGAGTCCTACAACgtccagctggagctgccagccagggtGGGCTTCAGCTGGGGGGACGGCGATGACCCCAAGAGGGACGGGCTGTTccacagcctggccagcagcGAGCAGGCTCTGAGGAGCCTCGAGAGGTGAGTGGCAcctggggggctgtgggtgtgggcagggggagcagggtcACCTTTTAGAACCCGGAAAATTTTGGGGAGTGAGCTGGAGGTGCTTGGCTGCATCAGGGGCTCAGCCCCATGTGCACAGGAGCTGTTTTGGGGTCCTGGAGGGGTGGTGCCACCTTTGGGTGGCGTGGCTGTAGGATGATTTTTGTGTGCGTGCTGTGTCCACAGGGAGAGCAACACGGGGATTCCTGGCGTGTGGGTTTTCCACGTGGGCAGCGCCGAGCAGGTGGAGCCGGGGGGTGGcgagggagctgctcctgctgtgcctcaccccaaccctggcactgccagctaCCCCCACCCCCCCTCCAGCCACACACCCATGGCCCAGCGTCCCAGCCACGCATCCCACAGCCCAGTGCTCCTGGGATATGTcccaggagggaggagggacagTGGCACCTGGCAGAGCCACTCTGCCAACCCCTCCTCCTACAGCTCCGGCCACCACGGCGTGGGCGTGGAGGAGGACGCGCATTTCAACCCAGATGGTGAGCGACCACAGCCCCTGCCGTGACCCAGAGGGGACAATGACCCCAGGGTGATGACCCAGTGGGGACAGTGACTCACTGAAAAAAGTCCCTGGCTGGAAGTTCACCCTGTCCCAagtggctggggctggaggagccactcctgcaaagctgctcagCCCAGTCCCACTGCTAAGGAGTGATTCAGCCCTGCCAAGGGAAAAGGCAGGCCTGGAGcgtgggatggggtgggatgctcaggggaCAGGTCACAATTGGCCTGGCCACCCTCCCGGCCACCGAGCCAGCTGTGGAGCCGCCGTGGCACGTGCCCAAGGGAGCAGAGCCCCGTCCACAGCCAACTGCCTCCCAAAAATACCCTCAGGAATTTGATCTCAGTGCCCTCTGTCAGATCTGCCTGAAATCAGGCAACAGGTTCCAAACCCTCCACCACCCCTCTGCATCCCGGGTGACTCTCCTGGGAGCCGCCGCTGCCGGCCGGCTCCTCTCCCGGCGGTGTTTTCGGGGCCAAGAAGGCAAAACACCCACCCCCCCGCCAAGGGTGGCTTTGTCATCGTGTCCCCAACCCTTCCCCTCCGTCCCCAGCGTTCACCTACAGCGCAGCCAGCAAGGAGACGTGCGCCCAGCACCACGGGCGCTGCTCCCCTCACGCCTTCTGCACCGACTACGCCGccggctcctgctgccactgccgGGCCACCTTCTACGGGAACGGGCGGCAGTGCCTGCCCGAAGGTACGCGGGGCGGGCGGCGGGCACGGCCAGCCCCCTCTGCCGGGGCGGCCGCTGCCAGGGGTGCCCGTCTCCCCACCCAGGGGCCGTGCATCGCCTCAACGGCAAGGTGAGCGGGAGCCTGAGGGTGGGCCGGGCGTCCGTGCGCTTCCAGGACGTGGATCTGCACGCCTACATCGTGGGCAGCGACGGCAGAGCCTACACGGCCATCAGCGGGGTGCCCCAGCCCGCTGCCCgtgccctgctgcccctgctgcccctcgGGGGGCTCTTTGCGTGGCTCTTCGCCCTGGAGGAGCCCGGCGCCGAGAACGGCTTCAGCATCACCGGTGAGCGGGGATTTGGCATGTGGGtggtgaggggtttgggggagcTCTGGGGTTTCGCCAGTCCCTCTCTCACCTCTTGCTGTGAGCCCTCATGGGTGTGCTGGGGTAGCAGGGAAGGACACtttgggggtgtccctgtgtaGCTGCCTGGGATAGGATGGTTCTGGCTTCAGGCTGCTCCGGGAGTCTGGATGTCGCAGTGCACAGAGAGTCGCATGTAATAACAACAGTGACTTTTAAGTGtgagaagcaaaagaaacactttgttaaaaaaccaaaccgTATTTATAGAGTGGTTCACAAGTCTCAAACAGGGCAGTAGTTCATAGGACAATaggagaaaacatctcctgtcACGTACAACATGAAACTGTTTCTCAGTCAACGCCAGGTGTTAATCTgtgtttattaattcctttctgtttatCAGAAAGTTATCATCCTGGGAAAGGCTTAGGCCAGAGCTGAGAAGTtgtctcagcctgggaaaacgcttcccagcctgagaaaagagaaaaagaactcaGAACCTGAAAAGGGCCTGGCAAACTCTGCCTGGGCCTTCAGTGGTGTTCACACCTGGTAGCTCCAGGAGCCCCCGAGGCAGAGGTCAGCTTCTCAGCTAGCTAGGAATGAGATCTTGGGAGTCACTGTAGAGGTTCTGAAGatagctttatttcttcaaagggTTCTACCAGCAAAATCTGGATACGTAGCATAGCAAGGGGTTTTTATAGGGTTTAGGGGGATTGGGGttctaaccagtaaaattataagttgagaactatccaattactttgagattctaggtgagaaaagaccaatcatctagtaaagttaaagaccaatagaaatcctaaatgataACAGGGGTTTCAGTTAGGGAGGGAACACTTCTCATGAAAAGTTTCGTTGTCTCAGGGTATGAGATCCCAGGGACCCTTTTCAGGGACAGTTGTATCATCCGCATCCCTACAAATGGTGCCcgttcccttttcctgctcaggCGCTGAGTTCACCCAGAGCCTGGAGGTGACGTTTTACCCCGGTGGGGAGACAGTCCAGGTGACTCAGACCGCCGAGGGCCTGGGGCCGGACAACTACTTAAACCTCAGGACACACATCCAGGGTGAGGTGCCGTTCCTGCCGGAGAACGCCACCGTCCACATCACTCCCTACAAGGAGCTCTACTCCTACTCCAGCTCAGGTAAGAGTGGTTCCTCACACACCACCCCTGAACAAACACCCGAGGCACGTTCCTAACACCGTTTTCCCCCCCATCCCACGGCGCTTGGCAGCCGTGACATCCTCAGGCCAGCGGGAGTACGTGGTGGTGGCGGGCACTGCCAACCAGACCTTGTCCTACCGCCTGCGCCAGAACGTCACCGTGTCGGGGTGCCCGCACGCGCGGCCGCCGGCGCGgcagcagcggggggggggggggggggggggggggggggggggggggggggggaggcagcagctctcgGTGGCGCGCGCCTTCGCCCTGTTCGACGGCCACGAGCACGTGCTGCGCTACGCCCTGGCCGCCCGCGTCGGCCCGGCGCCAGGTGAGTGCCAGCACCATCCActttcatcttcatcttcatcttcatcttcttcttcttcttcgtcttcttcttcttcttcttcttcttcttcttcttcttcttcttcttcttcttcttcttcttcttcttcttcttcttcttcttcttcttcttcttcttcttcttcttcttcttcttcttcttcttcttcttcttcttcttcttcttcttcttcttcttcttcttcttcttcttcttcttcttcttcttcttcttcttcttcttcttcttcttcttcttcttcttcttcttcttcttcttcttcttcttcttcttcttcttcttcttcttcttcttcttcttcttcttcttcttcttcttcttcttcttcttcttcttcttcttcttcttcttcttcttcttcttcttcttcttcttcttcttcttcttcttcttcttcttcttcttcttcttcttcttcttcttcttcttcttcttcttcttcttcttcttcttcttcttcttcttcttcttcttcttcttcttcttcttcttcttcttcttcttcttcttcttcttcttcttcttcttcttcttcttcttcttcttcttcttcttcttcttcttcttcttcttcttcttcttcttcttcttcttcttcttcttcttcttcttcttcttcttcttcgtCTTCTTCTTCGTCGTcgtcttcttttttcttattctttatCTTCATCTTCGTCTTCTTCTTCGTCTTCTTCTTcgtcttcttcttcttcatctttgtCTTCTTCTTCGTCTTCTTCTTCTTTGGGATTGAATGCACGAGAAGAATTCTGTGTTTGGATTTAGAGGTTTATAAATTCTTGTCTATGTTATGGTGAGTTATACAGTTCTTGTAGCTAACAAGATAAAAATGGAGACATCTCTCTCTCTATAAGGTCTTTTATAGCCAGATGGTCCAATGTCCTGGTtttaaggacaggtgtctgccaataaaggcaggagcttctctttgaaatggagaatgtaaaccccctccctccaaattattataattttgaattggggggggggggggggggggggggggggggggggggggggggggggggggggggggggggggggggggggggggggggggggggggggggggggggggggggggggggggggggggggggggggggggggggggggggggggggggggggggggggggggggggggggggggggggggggggggggggggggggggggggggggggggggggggggggggggggggggggggggggggggggggggggggggggggggggggggggggggggggggggggggggggggggggggggggggggggggggggggggggggggggggggggggggggggggggggggggggggggggggggggggggggggggggggggggggggggggggggggggggggggggggggggggggggggggggggggggggggggggggggggggggggggggggggggggggggggggggggggggggggggggggggggggggggggggggggggggggggggggggggggggggggggggggggggggggggggggggggggggggggggggggggggggggggggggggggggggggggggggggggggggggggggggggggggggggggggggggggggggggggggggggggggggggggggggggggggggggggggggggggggggggggggggggggggggggggggggggggggggggggggggggggggggggggggggggggggggggggggggggggggggggggggggggggggggggggggggggggggggggggggggggggggggggggggggggggggggggggggggggggggggggggggggggggggggggggggggggggggggggggggggggggggggggggggggggggggggggggggggggggggggggggggggggggggggggggggggcatccaATTAAGAATGAacaactaaattatttttgcttttaaccCAGTAACTAATTACCCGTGACCCGCAATGCGGGTTTTTCTATCCAGTTACTAAAAGTACTGCCTagacccatgaagaagaaggtgaaaaagaaagacacctccaccctaaaacctccatcttgctaTTGCTAGAATATATTAGAATATATATTAGAATATTTAGAATATATTGCTATATTCTAAACCCTTAAATCCTGAGTTTTCCgccatgtgatattacacacttctattcaaactaccCCTCTGTTACTCAATATTGGAAACCTTCTATTCACACTACCCTCCCGTTACTCAATATTGGAAGCATTCTCCAcggcctcaggtcaaaagcagtgttttcttggGGATCAGTGCCTGCCGCACAGAAAGCATAAAACTGTCAGGTCAAAAGCGGTGTTTTCTTGGggatcagtgcctgctgcaCAGAAAGCCTAAAACTGCCAGTTTCCAGGGTTCCAGCAAGCACCCACCCCTGGGTGCCAATCCGTGTGCCAACCCGGGGTGCCAGCCATCAGCAGGGATGCCTGCATGGGGTATAAGTGGGGATCATCACTCCCAGTGTCTCCCAGATCCTTTATTCCCCCCAACACCCCGCTGTGCCCGCAGATGACGCCGAGAACCCCGTGGTGAGCCCGTGCCACGACGGCACCCACGCGTGCGAGGCGCCGGCGCGCTGCCAGCCCGGCGTGGGCACCGAGTACACGTGCGAGTGCCCGGCCGGCTACCGCCCAGATGGACGGGGCTGCCGAGGTcagcggggctggggggagctgggggggagctggggggtcTCTGCCCCATCAGGCACCACGGTGCTCGCTGGtatttggggtgctgggatgtCACAGAGCTTCACCGAGCATACGGGTGCATCAAGGGGGGAACCGAGGCAGGGTGCTGGAGGtccctggggaagagaaggaaagaaaaggagagacaggaaaaaagcaaaaccagtggaAAAGTAATCCCTGCGTTTCATAAATCCAACCGTCTTCGTTGTTGCTTTCTTATTACACCAAACTTCACATTGCAAATTTAGCTTCCAAATTTGGAGTCCCTTTCCACAAGAAGCTGCCCAGTGCCAGTGATGCTGGTGCGGAATTCAAGGATCCTGCCTTTTGGTAAGGAGCAGGTTTCCTTCTAAAATCCCAGGTTAAGTGACCAATCTGATCACTTAATTTCAGGAGGAGGAAACCAAGTTTTAAACCACAAATAGTCGAGAATATTGATATGCCTTGAACAAAACTTCTTTATCAAAATGATCACTTTATCGCTTTACCAAAAGCGATCTcgttcttttttcccttctattttgAGCTGATTAGAAAGTTAATTTTGTAGTCGATTCAGTTCAGTGACAGACATGGGATGGGCAGCGTGGGGCAGGATATTCCCTGGCAGACCGTGAAGAAGGGGTGTGCCCCCCATATCGGGGtgtcccctcctttccccagaTGCGGACGAGTGCGCAGAGGGCCTGAGCCGGTGCGGCCCCTTCTCCGTGTGCCTGAACGTGCCGGGCAGTTTCCGCTGCGAGTGCCGCGGTGGCTACCGGCCGGCGGGGGACGGGCGGGCGTGTGTGCGTAAGTGCTGACCCCAGCCGGGGTGCCCCCCGCTCCTGTGCCCCACCGAGGTGCCCTGGCCACCCCTCCCTTGTCCCCACAGCGCTGAGTGACCCGTGCGAGGCCGGGCGGCACCCCTGCGCCCCGGAGCGGGCGCGCTGCCTGTCCCGCGGTGACGGCCGCGCCACCTGCCAGTGCCTGCCCGGCTACAGCGGCGATGGCATCCACTGCTCGGGTAAGGTGGGACCCCCCCCCAGCACGGCTGGGCCCagcaggggtgtccctgtctcGCTGATCCCAtcttggccctgcacagacGTGGATGAGTGCGCCGAAAGCCCGTGCCACCCAGCTGCCACCTGCTACAACACCCCGGGCTCCTTCTCCTGCCGCTGCCGGCCCGGCTACGCGGGTGACGGCTTCCAGTGCACGTACGGTGAGGTGCCCGCTCGCCCCCGTGCCCtctctgcctggcacagctttcCCTGGCCTCACTCTCCTCTTCTTTTCCCAGCGGTGGAAGGGAACCCGCAGCGCCTCACGCCCTGCCAGCACGCACAGATGTACCCGCGGGAGGTGCCACCCCTGGGGGACGGGCACGTGCCCCAGTGTGACGAGCAGGGCCGGTACCGgcccctgcagtgccacagcagctccgGGCACTGCTGGTGCGTGGACGCTGCGGGGCAGGAGATCGCCGGCACCCGGACGGCGCCGGGCACCACGCCGCCACGCTGCGGGAGCCCAGGTGAGCGCCACCCTCCAgggtgaggggagcagggctggctccttGGGCATCTGGCTGGTGTCCCAGtgtgtcctggtgtgaaggacaggtgtctgccagtaaaggcaggagcttctctttgaaatggagaatgtaaaccccctccctccaaaatACTATCATTTTGtaattaaggggctctcaggcaaagaNNNNNNNNNNNNNNNNNNNNNNNNNNNNNNNNNNNNNNNNNNNNNNNNNNNNNNNNNNNaaaaaaaaaggggggggggggggggggggggggggggggggggggggggggggggggggggggggggggggggggggggggggggggggggggggggggggggggggggggggggggggggggggggggggggggggggggggggggggggggggggggggggggggggggggggggggggggggggggggggggggggggggggggggggggggggggggggggggggggggggggggggggggggggggggggggggggggggggggggggggggggggggggggggggggggggggggggggggggggggggggggggggggggggggggggggggggggggggggggggggggggggg containing:
- the NID2 gene encoding nidogen-2; translation: MRSHVSSRLKGAGSEGASGERPEPPAHAATPAPTPAGHGPGPGGGAEMGGCSLFSARPDGATRPRGSQCPEEGGTGQGDSSGGTSAAPERPAPLSLQVGTNGVISTQDFPRETQYVDDDFPTDFPVIAPFLADLDTSGDRGNIYYRQDGSQDVLEQAVGYIQAGFPRSAGAFVPTNAFIATWEDVGAYQELSQDTQPSTKLNTFQAVIAYNDEDTYTIFLYPSGGLQFLGTRPKESYNVQLELPARVGFSWGDGDDPKRDGLFHSLASSEQALRSLERESNTGIPGVWVFHVGSAEQVEPGGGEGAAPAVPHPNPGTASYPHPPSSHTPMAQRPSHASHSPVLLGYVPGGRRDSGTWQSHSANPSSYSSGHHGVGVEEDAHFNPDAFTYSAASKETCAQHHGRCSPHAFCTDYAAGSCCHCRATFYGNGRQCLPEGAVHRLNGKVSGSLRVGRASVRFQDVDLHAYIVGSDGRAYTAISGVPQPAARALLPLLPLGGLFAWLFALEEPGAENGFSITGAEFTQSLEVTFYPGGETVQVTQTAEGLGPDNYLNLRTHIQGEVPFLPENATVHITPYKELYSYSSSAVTSSGQREYVVVAGTANQTLSYRLRQNVTVSGCPHARPPARQQLSVARAFALFDGHEHVLRYALAARVGPAPDDAENPVVSPCHDGTHACEAPARCQPGVGTEYTCECPAGYRPDGRGCRDADECAEGLSRCGPFSVCLNVPGSFRCECRGGYRPAGDGRACVPLSDPCEAGRHPCAPERARCLSRGDGRATCQCLPGYSGDGIHCSDVDECAESPCHPAATCYNTPGSFSCRCRPGYAGDGFQCTYAVEGNPQRLTPCQHAQMYPREVPPLGDGHVPQCDEQGRYRPLQCHSSSGHCWCVDAAGQEIAGTRTAPGTTPPRCGSPAESIQQLTPCEHARMYPREVPPGPSPLGDGHVPQCDEQGRYRPLQCHSSSGHCWCVDAAGQEIAGTRTAPGTTPPRCGSPEPTERPPSMCERWRQSLLEHYGGSPRGDQYVPQCEPGGDFAPLQCHGDSGYCWCVERSGREIPGTRSEPGTAPPCLPSVAPPSVRPQPRPDVSPPASGTFLLYAQGQQIGYLPLNGTRLRKEAARTLLSLHGSIVVGIDYDCRDRMIYWTDVAGRTISRAGLEPGSEPETIISSGGSCPQRHLPTATAPGSSQ